The Thiorhodovibrio litoralis genome includes a window with the following:
- the argS gene encoding arginine--tRNA ligase, with translation MKQALLQQVKQAWTAIAAADGLDPAAPSGRIQVDRTRDPAHGDFATNAAMVLAKAARCKPRDLATRLVEQLPESGLIARVEIAGPGFINFFLAETAYLSLIPDILGAGPAYGRSDQGSDERVQVEFVSANPTGPLHVGHGRGAAYGAVVANLLEAVGYKVHREYYVNDAGRQMDILATSVWLRYLELCGEELRFPANGYRGDYVWDIAASLHREHGDAYRQEANAVFEGIPEDAPSADELSEAGEPLPAAPCGDKEAHIDALIARAQQLLGDNRYRLVFELGLNSILDDIRDDLAQFGVEYQEWYSERTLAESGVVTKAIERLRAAGHVYEREGALWFRSSDFGDEKDRVLVRENGQSTYFASDIAYHADKLERGFNRVFDIWGADHHGYVPRVKAALQALGDDPGRLDVLLVQFAILYRGGQKVQMSTRSGQFVTLRELRKEVGKDAARFFYIMRRCEQHLDFDLDLAKSQSNDNPVYYVQYAHARIESVLRQAADKGLAIEGTAAMARGVASDPADSGANNAESPGQQGISQLARLTEPHEQSLLRTLSRYPEVVLAAALESEPHQLTHYLRELATDFHAYYNAHQFIVEDADLREARGALILAIRQVLRNGLGLIGVSAPEAM, from the coding sequence ATGAAGCAAGCACTCCTCCAACAGGTCAAACAAGCCTGGACCGCGATCGCGGCAGCGGATGGTCTCGACCCTGCCGCTCCGTCCGGCCGCATCCAGGTCGACCGCACCCGCGATCCCGCGCATGGCGATTTCGCCACCAATGCCGCCATGGTGTTGGCCAAGGCGGCGCGCTGTAAGCCGCGCGATCTGGCCACCCGGCTGGTGGAGCAGCTGCCGGAGTCGGGGCTGATCGCGCGCGTTGAGATCGCTGGACCTGGCTTTATTAATTTCTTCCTCGCAGAGACTGCTTACCTGAGCCTGATCCCGGACATCCTTGGCGCCGGCCCCGCCTATGGCCGCAGCGACCAGGGCAGCGATGAGCGGGTGCAGGTGGAGTTCGTCTCAGCCAATCCGACCGGGCCGCTGCATGTCGGGCACGGGCGCGGCGCGGCCTATGGCGCCGTGGTGGCCAACCTGCTCGAAGCAGTCGGCTATAAGGTGCATCGGGAATACTATGTCAATGACGCCGGCCGGCAGATGGACATCCTGGCCACCTCGGTATGGCTGCGCTATCTGGAGCTGTGCGGCGAGGAATTGCGCTTTCCGGCCAACGGCTACCGTGGCGACTATGTCTGGGACATCGCGGCATCCTTGCATCGCGAGCATGGCGATGCCTATCGCCAGGAGGCCAACGCGGTCTTTGAAGGGATACCCGAGGATGCGCCAAGCGCCGATGAGCTAAGCGAAGCGGGCGAGCCGCTGCCTGCGGCCCCGTGCGGCGACAAGGAGGCCCATATCGACGCGCTGATCGCGCGCGCCCAGCAACTGCTGGGCGATAACCGCTACCGACTGGTGTTCGAGCTGGGGCTGAACAGCATTCTCGATGACATCCGCGACGATCTCGCCCAGTTTGGCGTGGAGTATCAGGAATGGTATTCCGAGCGCACCCTGGCCGAGAGCGGCGTGGTGACCAAGGCCATCGAACGGCTGCGCGCCGCAGGACATGTGTATGAACGTGAGGGCGCGCTTTGGTTTCGCTCCAGCGACTTTGGCGATGAGAAAGACCGGGTGCTGGTGCGCGAGAACGGCCAGAGCACCTACTTTGCCTCCGACATCGCCTACCATGCCGACAAGCTCGAGCGCGGCTTCAACCGGGTATTCGACATCTGGGGCGCCGATCACCACGGCTATGTGCCGCGCGTTAAAGCGGCCCTGCAGGCGCTCGGTGATGATCCGGGCCGGCTGGATGTGCTGCTGGTGCAGTTCGCCATCCTTTACCGCGGCGGACAGAAGGTACAGATGTCCACCCGTTCGGGCCAGTTCGTCACCCTGCGCGAGCTGCGCAAGGAGGTTGGCAAGGACGCGGCGCGCTTTTTCTACATCATGCGCCGGTGTGAGCAACATCTAGACTTTGACCTGGATCTCGCCAAGAGCCAAAGCAACGACAATCCGGTCTACTATGTGCAGTATGCTCATGCCCGCATCGAGAGCGTGCTGCGCCAGGCGGCAGACAAAGGACTAGCAATCGAGGGCACGGCTGCGATGGCCAGGGGCGTGGCGAGTGACCCGGCCGATAGTGGAGCCAACAACGCAGAAAGCCCCGGTCAGCAAGGCATCAGTCAGCTCGCGCGCTTGACAGAGCCGCACGAGCAAAGCCTGCTGCGCACCCTGTCGCGCTACCCGGAGGTCGTTTTGGCCGCAGCACTCGAGTCCGAGCCGCATCAGCTCACGCATTATCTGCGCGAGCTCGCGACCGACTTTCACGCTTACTACAACGCGCATCAATTCATCGTCGAGGATGCCGACTTGCGCGAAGCGCGCGGTGCGCTGATTCTGGCGATCCGCCAGGTGCTGCGCAACGGCCTCGGGCTGATCGGCGTTTCGGCGCCTGAGGCGATGTAG
- a CDS encoding SPOR domain-containing protein, translating to MARTTTRSSPSSRKRDRPQSTGAFWFLLGALVGAFGMGLAWMRDARIPQPATQAPVAEAPKPKPTFDFFETLPQEEVLVPVEEAAAPQAPRPTPKPAEKAASTAPKPASTPPPAAAAKYQLQLGSFRDRADAERRKAELALQGLSVNIVAADVGGAKTYRLRTSTFDKAGADALGKKLQAQGVSSMAIRAD from the coding sequence ATGGCGAGAACCACGACAAGAAGCAGTCCATCATCGCGCAAGCGCGACCGCCCACAGAGCACCGGTGCCTTCTGGTTCCTGCTCGGCGCCCTGGTCGGCGCCTTCGGCATGGGGCTCGCCTGGATGCGGGACGCCAGGATTCCACAGCCCGCCACCCAAGCGCCGGTGGCCGAGGCGCCGAAACCGAAACCAACGTTCGACTTTTTTGAGACGCTGCCGCAAGAAGAAGTCCTGGTGCCGGTTGAGGAGGCCGCGGCCCCACAAGCACCGCGCCCGACACCCAAACCTGCCGAGAAGGCGGCGTCAACCGCGCCCAAGCCCGCCTCGACACCCCCGCCGGCCGCAGCCGCGAAATACCAGCTACAACTCGGCTCCTTCCGCGATCGCGCGGATGCCGAGCGGCGCAAGGCTGAGCTGGCCCTGCAAGGGCTCAGCGTGAACATCGTCGCCGCCGACGTCGGCGGTGCAAAAACCTACCGACTGCGAACCAGCACCTTCGACAAAGCCGGCGCCGACGCCCTGGGCAAAAAGCTCCAGGCGCAGGGCGTCAGCAGCATGGCCATTCGGGCCGATTAG
- a CDS encoding SDR family oxidoreductase: MKEIEPRRILITGCSSGIGRVCALGLARRGHQVIASVRNIADVQALEQAGLAAVRLDLADGTSIANGLEAALALTGGRLDALFNNGAFGLPGAVEDLTPEALRAQFETNLFGWHDLTRRIIPLMRAQGSGRIIQNSSVLGLVALPFRGAYVASKFALEGLTDTLRLELAGSGIKVILIEPGPIESRFRGNARTAFERYVDPTGSPHEEAYRRMAERLEQEGAVQPFTLPAEAVLKKLILALEHPRPKPRYAVTLPTHLLGVLRRLLPTSALDALLRKVSRGGRG; this comes from the coding sequence ATGAAAGAGATCGAGCCACGCCGCATTCTGATTACCGGCTGCTCCAGTGGCATCGGGCGGGTTTGCGCGCTCGGGCTCGCGCGGCGCGGCCATCAGGTCATCGCCAGCGTGCGCAACATTGCGGACGTCCAAGCGTTGGAGCAGGCGGGGCTTGCCGCCGTGCGGCTTGATCTCGCCGATGGCACGAGCATTGCCAACGGGTTGGAGGCAGCGCTCGCGCTAACCGGCGGCCGCCTGGATGCGCTATTCAATAACGGCGCCTTCGGCTTGCCCGGCGCGGTAGAGGACCTGACACCCGAGGCGCTGCGCGCCCAGTTCGAGACCAATCTGTTCGGTTGGCACGATCTCACCCGACGCATCATTCCCTTGATGCGCGCCCAGGGCAGCGGCCGCATCATTCAGAACAGTTCGGTGCTCGGTCTGGTAGCCCTGCCATTTCGCGGTGCCTATGTGGCGAGCAAGTTCGCGCTTGAGGGACTCACTGACACCTTGCGGCTGGAGCTTGCGGGCAGCGGCATCAAGGTCATTCTGATCGAGCCCGGTCCGATCGAGAGCCGCTTTCGTGGCAACGCGCGAACCGCCTTTGAGCGGTATGTCGATCCCACAGGGAGTCCGCACGAGGAGGCCTATCGCCGCATGGCGGAGCGCCTAGAGCAGGAAGGCGCGGTGCAGCCCTTCACTTTGCCGGCCGAGGCGGTGCTGAAAAAACTCATTCTCGCGCTCGAGCACCCGCGGCCGAAACCCCGTTACGCCGTGACGCTACCAACCCATCTGCTGGGTGTCTTGCGGCGCTTGTTGCCGACCTCAGCCCTGGACGCTCTGTTGCGTAAGGTCAGTCGCGGCGGTCGGGGGTGA
- a CDS encoding FmdB family zinc ribbon protein — MPIYEYQCQACGHEMDALQKISDAPLTDCPECGAPTLKKKISAAAFRLKGSGWYETDFKKDGRKNVHDSGDKPGDKASSGDKKKGDGKPATTADSTKKTAASDSGKSSSTSKPASNSKAA, encoded by the coding sequence ATGCCCATTTACGAGTATCAGTGCCAAGCCTGCGGTCATGAGATGGACGCGTTGCAGAAGATCAGCGACGCGCCGCTGACCGACTGCCCGGAATGCGGGGCACCGACACTGAAGAAGAAAATCTCGGCTGCCGCTTTTCGCCTGAAAGGCTCTGGTTGGTACGAGACCGATTTCAAAAAGGACGGTCGCAAAAACGTGCATGATTCAGGCGATAAGCCCGGAGACAAAGCCTCCTCTGGCGATAAGAAGAAAGGGGACGGCAAGCCGGCCACCACGGCCGACAGCACTAAGAAGACCGCCGCGAGCGATTCGGGCAAGTCCTCCAGCACCAGCAAGCCGGCGAGCAACAGCAAGGCCGCCTGA
- the ftsX gene encoding permease-like cell division protein FtsX produces the protein MKGRSRRHQRPFSARFEAWMAHHRDNAVTTLRRLLGAPFATGMTVAAMAVALMLPASLFVLTENLKALGGYWEGSAAISVFLESSVDESAAEEFARRWQARSDIVRAQVISREQGLAEFREYSGLGAALDQLSENPLPVVISVFPAPHLTGVKQLTQLLDGLEQLDDVNFTRLDTEWARRLQALVELLERALGLLSLALALGVLLVVGNTIRLEIENRRDEIDVMHLVGATTGFIRRPFLYSGAWYGLLSGVMAWVMVWLTVAAMQLPADQLAASYQSVFHLRALGPLPSLALIGGGTALGIFGSWIAVGRHLGAMRPES, from the coding sequence ATGAAAGGTCGCTCGCGCCGTCATCAACGCCCGTTCTCCGCTCGCTTCGAGGCCTGGATGGCGCATCATCGCGACAATGCGGTGACGACCTTGCGGCGCCTGTTGGGCGCGCCTTTCGCAACCGGCATGACGGTGGCGGCCATGGCGGTGGCCCTGATGCTGCCGGCCTCGCTCTTTGTGCTGACAGAAAATCTCAAGGCCCTTGGTGGTTACTGGGAAGGCTCAGCGGCGATTTCGGTGTTTCTCGAGTCCAGTGTGGACGAGTCTGCCGCCGAGGAGTTCGCACGGCGCTGGCAGGCGCGTAGTGATATCGTCCGCGCGCAGGTGATTTCGCGCGAGCAGGGGTTGGCTGAGTTTCGTGAATACAGCGGCTTGGGAGCCGCCTTGGATCAGCTAAGCGAGAACCCGCTGCCGGTGGTGATTTCGGTATTTCCGGCACCGCATTTGACGGGCGTGAAGCAACTGACGCAGCTGCTTGATGGCCTTGAGCAGCTTGATGATGTCAATTTCACGCGCCTGGATACCGAGTGGGCGCGGCGCCTGCAGGCGCTGGTGGAGCTGCTTGAACGCGCGCTCGGGCTGCTCAGCCTGGCGCTGGCGCTAGGCGTACTGCTGGTGGTGGGCAACACCATCCGCCTGGAGATCGAAAACCGCCGCGATGAAATCGACGTCATGCACCTGGTGGGGGCGACCACCGGCTTTATTCGGCGGCCCTTTCTCTACAGCGGCGCCTGGTACGGCCTGCTCAGCGGTGTGATGGCCTGGGTGATGGTGTGGCTCACCGTGGCGGCGATGCAACTGCCGGCGGATCAGCTCGCGGCGAGCTATCAGAGTGTCTTTCACCTGCGCGCGCTTGGCCCGCTGCCATCCCTGGCCCTGATTGGCGGCGGCACCGCGCTAGGCATATTCGGGAGCTGGATCGCGGTCGGTCGCCATCTCGGCGCGATGCGGCCTGAATCCTGA
- the ftsE gene encoding cell division ATP-binding protein FtsE, whose translation MIRFERVWKRFPERGDALKDLSFELASGEMAFLTGHSGAGKSTLLRLIGLLDRPSRGQVLVNRENIGDLPARRIPHFRRQIGMIFQDHRLLSNRTVFDNVALPLIVAGMTRMEIGKRVRAALDQVGLLRFERALPITLSGGEQQRVGIARAVVARPPVILADEPTGNLDPELSREIFGLFERFHDVGVTLLIATHNIDIVSFMQHRIIRLRDGRLDADSGGW comes from the coding sequence ATGATCCGCTTCGAGCGTGTGTGGAAGCGGTTCCCGGAGCGCGGCGATGCGCTCAAGGATTTGAGCTTTGAGTTGGCCAGCGGCGAGATGGCCTTTCTGACCGGGCATTCCGGTGCCGGTAAGAGCACCCTGCTGCGCCTGATTGGCTTGCTGGATCGCCCAAGCCGAGGTCAGGTGCTAGTCAATCGGGAGAATATCGGTGATCTGCCGGCGCGCAGGATTCCGCACTTTCGCCGCCAGATCGGCATGATTTTCCAGGATCACCGGCTGCTGTCTAATCGCACGGTGTTTGACAACGTTGCGCTGCCGTTGATCGTGGCCGGTATGACCCGCATGGAAATCGGCAAGCGCGTGCGCGCGGCGCTGGATCAGGTCGGCCTGTTGCGCTTCGAACGCGCCTTGCCTATCACCCTCTCCGGCGGTGAGCAGCAGCGTGTCGGCATCGCGCGTGCCGTGGTGGCGCGCCCGCCGGTCATCCTGGCCGACGAGCCCACTGGTAACCTTGACCCGGAATTGTCGCGGGAGATTTTCGGTCTGTTCGAGCGCTTTCATGATGTTGGTGTAACCCTGCTGATCGCCACCCACAACATCGATATCGTCAGCTTCATGCAACACCGGATCATCCGCTTACGCGACGGACGCCTGGATGCGGACAGCGGTGGCTGGTAA